The following are encoded together in the Burkholderiaceae bacterium DAT-1 genome:
- a CDS encoding EAL domain-containing protein, whose product MSESTVQHTFLHVLVIDDSDDDALLNILALRREGFAVKHIRVDTGPALISALESSAWDVVLSDFSMPNFSAHEALAIYQSYQLNAPFIVVTGTIGEESAVAMMKAGVNDFVLKTHLKRLPGVVERELREAENRRAKKETEHALRISQERYELALRGANDGLWDWDIRADQVYFSPRWRDMLGIAADEVMESFPNCFYNMIHPDDVAHLQASLDQHLEHQSPHLETEHRIMHRDGQWRWMLVRGMAMFEESTGAPYRMAGSLTDITARKRTEEQLLYDALHDGLTGLANRALFTDFLGFALGHATRDDGYLCAVLCLNLERFRYINDSFGHPFGDHVLRVTGERLMHARRGGDVVARFGGDEFAVLLDNIRDVQDAVQITETMLTELEKPIAIEGHEIYPAARVGISLSDAGYTHPEEMIRDADTAMHRAKSHKAKTRTRIEIFDSAMHGMMLKALKMEHEIRRAIEAGEFRAYYQPIINLKTGRLCAFEALVRWVKPDGSIVSPLDFIPLSEELGLVNQIGQQMLIQATAQIGEWEKSFPGNKLKVSVNLSSKQFNQPDLIQQIDDAIAQAGITPDRLELELTESTLIEHEDTASTVAVLDALRGRGIQILLDDFGTGYSSLSYLHRFPTNFLKIDGSFVQRITQTERHRSGAVVRTIVVLGHSLGMSLVAEGVETIEQLATLRGMNCDFAQGYLFAKPLPADEATRLIACNPVW is encoded by the coding sequence ATGAGCGAGTCGACAGTTCAGCACACCTTCCTGCATGTTCTAGTCATCGACGATTCCGATGATGATGCCCTGCTGAATATTCTCGCGCTCAGGCGAGAGGGCTTTGCGGTCAAACATATCCGGGTTGATACCGGCCCCGCCCTCATCTCCGCACTCGAATCCAGCGCTTGGGATGTGGTGCTGTCCGATTTTTCCATGCCCAATTTCAGCGCACATGAAGCACTGGCTATTTACCAGTCCTACCAGCTGAATGCCCCGTTTATTGTGGTCACAGGTACCATTGGTGAAGAGTCTGCCGTCGCCATGATGAAAGCGGGCGTAAACGACTTTGTCCTGAAAACCCACCTGAAACGTCTGCCCGGCGTGGTCGAACGGGAATTGCGCGAAGCCGAGAATCGCCGCGCAAAAAAGGAAACCGAACACGCGCTCCGTATCAGCCAGGAACGATATGAACTGGCGCTGCGCGGCGCCAACGATGGCCTGTGGGATTGGGATATACGCGCAGATCAGGTGTATTTCTCGCCACGCTGGCGCGATATGCTGGGCATCGCTGCCGACGAAGTGATGGAATCATTCCCGAATTGTTTCTACAACATGATTCATCCAGATGATGTGGCTCATCTTCAGGCCAGCCTGGATCAGCATCTCGAACACCAGTCACCCCATCTGGAAACCGAACATCGCATTATGCACCGCGATGGGCAGTGGCGCTGGATGCTGGTTCGCGGCATGGCCATGTTCGAAGAAAGCACGGGCGCACCGTATCGCATGGCAGGTTCGCTTACCGACATCACCGCCCGGAAACGTACCGAGGAACAGTTACTCTACGACGCCCTGCACGATGGTCTAACCGGACTGGCGAACCGCGCGCTGTTTACTGATTTTCTGGGATTCGCCTTAGGGCATGCAACGCGCGATGACGGCTACTTGTGTGCGGTGCTGTGTCTGAATCTGGAGCGTTTCCGTTATATCAATGACAGCTTTGGTCATCCGTTTGGAGACCATGTCTTGCGTGTGACGGGTGAACGTCTGATGCACGCCCGGCGCGGAGGCGATGTAGTGGCACGCTTCGGTGGCGACGAATTCGCGGTCTTGCTGGATAACATCCGCGACGTGCAAGATGCCGTGCAAATCACCGAAACCATGCTCACAGAGCTGGAAAAGCCGATCGCCATTGAGGGGCACGAAATCTACCCTGCGGCGCGCGTGGGCATATCCCTCTCGGATGCCGGCTATACGCATCCGGAGGAAATGATTCGAGATGCAGATACCGCCATGCACCGTGCAAAATCGCACAAGGCCAAAACCCGTACCCGCATCGAAATCTTTGATAGCGCCATGCATGGCATGATGCTCAAAGCGCTCAAGATGGAGCACGAAATCCGCCGTGCTATCGAGGCTGGCGAGTTTCGTGCTTACTATCAGCCCATCATCAATCTGAAAACTGGCCGGCTGTGTGCCTTTGAAGCCTTGGTACGCTGGGTCAAACCCGATGGCAGTATTGTGTCGCCACTTGATTTCATCCCGCTGTCAGAAGAGCTCGGCCTAGTGAATCAAATTGGTCAGCAGATGCTCATTCAGGCTACGGCACAGATTGGCGAGTGGGAAAAATCGTTCCCGGGTAATAAGTTGAAAGTAAGCGTCAACCTATCCAGCAAGCAGTTCAATCAACCCGACCTTATTCAGCAGATTGATGATGCAATTGCCCAGGCAGGTATCACGCCTGATCGTCTTGAACTGGAACTGACGGAGTCCACGCTGATCGAGCATGAGGATACCGCCTCCACCGTCGCCGTACTGGATGCGCTGCGTGGCCGGGGCATTCAAATCTTGCTGGATGACTTTGGTACAGGTTACTCATCACTCTCCTACCTGCACCGCTTTCCAACCAATTTTCTCAAAATCGACGGTTCATTCGTACAGCGCATCACTCAAACCGAAAGACACCGCAGTGGTGCGGTTGTCCGCACCATCGTCGTGCTCGGACACAGTCTTGGCATGTCACTGGTGGCTGAAGGCGTGGAAACGATCGAACAGCTTGCCACCCTGCGCGGAATGAACTGCGATTTTGCACAGGGATACCTGTTTGCCAAACCCCTCCCTGCTGACGAGGCCACCCGTCTGATCGCCTGCAACCCGGTTTGGTAA
- a CDS encoding response regulator: protein MQLPILLVEDNPDDEALTIRAFSKNGIQNPIHVARDGQEALDYLFGPGARHPKHPDEMPVLILLDIKLPKLSGIEVLRQIRNHEVTRLIPVVVLTTSKEEDDLVRSYSLGANSYIRKPVDFTQFMEVVRQVGIYWLMLNEAVHN, encoded by the coding sequence ATGCAGCTTCCGATTTTGCTGGTTGAAGATAATCCCGATGACGAAGCGCTCACCATTCGAGCGTTTTCCAAGAACGGCATCCAAAATCCCATTCATGTTGCCCGTGATGGGCAGGAAGCCCTGGACTATCTATTCGGCCCCGGCGCTCGCCATCCCAAGCATCCGGATGAAATGCCGGTGCTGATCCTGCTTGATATCAAGCTACCCAAATTGTCCGGCATTGAAGTTTTGCGGCAAATTCGCAATCACGAAGTCACCCGACTGATTCCTGTGGTGGTACTCACGACTTCGAAGGAAGAAGATGATCTCGTGCGCAGTTACAGCTTGGGTGCAAACAGCTATATCCGTAAACCCGTCGATTTCACCCAGTTCATGGAAGTGGTCCGTCAGGTTGGCATCTACTGGCTCATGCTGAACGAAGCGGTGCATAACTAA
- the pepN gene encoding aminopeptidase N — protein sequence MSQNDVKQPQPIHLKDYTPSAFLIEKVDLTFDIEDESTRVTSRMVLLRNPAHPHANAPLRLDGHDMVLESVKLEGDVLGADAYVLDDASLTIPNMPDTAIVEIVTTLSPHTNTSLMGLYRSNGNFFTQCEAEGFRKITYYIDRPDVMARFTTTIIADKQSCPVLLSNGNRVGEGVSDRNRHWVKWVDPFKKPAYLFALVAGKLSCVADQFTTRSGRKVALEIYVEHSDLDKCAHAMNSVKKSMKWDEDTYGLEYDLDAYMIVAVSDFNMGAMENKGLNIFNTKYVLARPDTATDTDFDGIEAVIAHEYFHNWTGNRVTCRDWFQLSLKEGLTVFRDQAFSADMGSPAVKRIEDVRVLRNAQFAEDASPMAHPVRPESYIEINNFYTVTIYEKGAEVVRMYQTLFGKEGFRRGMDLYFKRHDGQAVTCDDFRRAMADANGADLSQFERWYQQAGTPELRVTGNWNAANLTYTLDVAQSCPDTPGQTSKLPFHIPLSVGLIDAAGKDVPLVLQASDAAPASTLVLNVTEASQRFVFKDIASEPVPSLLRGFSAPVKLHFPYSRAQLVHLMAHDSDAFSRWEAGQTLMMQDLQELIESARSGKELAIKADLLDALKRILDDQSIDPALVALMLSLPTESYLADQQSEIDPDAIHAARRFMRQEIARALHYSLLAAWDRLSDNAPYAFNADAVARRSLKNTALGFLAELDDVQARATVRKQYDEANNMTDTLAAIVALAELETGDDALAAFADKWQHDALVMDKWFAIQAGSRRLGTVAHTRKLMSHPGFALSNPNKVRSLIGMFLHNNLAGFHAKDGSGYAFAGDTILAVDALNPQVASRLAGCFNRWKKMEPARRALMRAQLDRLAAHEGLSRDVYEIVSRNLA from the coding sequence ATGAGCCAGAACGACGTCAAGCAGCCCCAGCCAATCCATCTCAAGGATTACACACCTTCCGCCTTCCTGATCGAAAAGGTTGATCTGACCTTTGATATTGAAGACGAATCTACGCGCGTCACCTCGCGCATGGTGCTGCTGCGCAATCCGGCGCATCCGCATGCCAATGCCCCGCTGCGCCTGGATGGCCACGACATGGTGCTGGAATCAGTGAAGCTGGAGGGCGATGTGCTGGGCGCAGATGCCTACGTGCTCGATGATGCCTCGCTGACCATTCCGAACATGCCGGACACGGCGATTGTGGAAATCGTCACCACGCTGAGCCCGCATACCAATACCAGCCTGATGGGGCTGTATCGCTCCAATGGCAATTTCTTTACCCAATGCGAGGCCGAAGGCTTCCGCAAGATCACCTACTACATCGATCGTCCCGATGTGATGGCGCGTTTCACCACCACCATCATTGCCGACAAGCAAAGTTGCCCTGTGCTGCTATCCAACGGTAATCGCGTGGGCGAAGGCGTCAGCGACCGCAATCGTCACTGGGTGAAATGGGTCGATCCATTCAAGAAGCCGGCCTATCTGTTTGCACTGGTGGCGGGCAAGCTCTCCTGCGTGGCGGATCAGTTCACTACCCGTTCGGGTCGCAAGGTGGCGCTGGAAATTTATGTCGAGCATAGCGATCTCGACAAGTGCGCGCATGCCATGAATTCGGTTAAGAAATCGATGAAGTGGGACGAAGACACCTACGGCCTCGAATACGATCTCGATGCCTACATGATCGTGGCTGTGAGCGACTTCAATATGGGCGCCATGGAAAACAAGGGGCTGAACATCTTCAACACCAAGTACGTGCTGGCCCGCCCGGATACCGCGACCGATACTGATTTCGATGGCATTGAAGCCGTGATTGCCCACGAATACTTCCACAACTGGACCGGCAACCGTGTCACCTGCCGCGACTGGTTCCAGCTGTCGCTGAAGGAAGGCCTGACCGTCTTCCGTGATCAGGCTTTCTCTGCCGATATGGGTAGCCCGGCGGTGAAGCGCATCGAAGATGTGCGGGTGCTGCGCAATGCACAATTTGCCGAAGATGCCAGCCCGATGGCGCATCCGGTACGTCCCGAGTCCTATATCGAAATCAACAACTTCTACACCGTAACGATTTACGAAAAAGGTGCAGAAGTGGTGCGCATGTACCAGACCCTGTTCGGCAAGGAAGGCTTCCGCCGCGGCATGGACCTGTACTTCAAGCGCCATGATGGACAGGCAGTCACCTGTGACGACTTCCGCCGCGCCATGGCCGATGCCAACGGCGCCGACCTCAGTCAGTTTGAACGCTGGTACCAGCAAGCCGGTACGCCGGAGCTGCGCGTGACAGGCAACTGGAATGCGGCAAACCTGACCTATACGCTGGACGTGGCGCAATCCTGCCCGGACACCCCCGGCCAGACCAGCAAGCTCCCCTTCCATATTCCGTTGTCCGTCGGCCTGATCGATGCTGCAGGCAAGGATGTGCCGCTGGTGCTCCAAGCTAGCGATGCTGCGCCTGCCAGCACGCTGGTGCTGAATGTGACTGAGGCCTCGCAGCGTTTCGTCTTCAAGGATATCGCCAGCGAGCCGGTTCCATCCCTGTTGCGTGGTTTCTCCGCACCCGTGAAGCTGCATTTCCCGTACAGCCGCGCACAATTGGTACACCTGATGGCGCACGACAGCGATGCATTCTCGCGCTGGGAAGCCGGCCAGACCCTGATGATGCAGGATCTGCAGGAGTTGATCGAATCGGCCCGTTCGGGCAAGGAACTGGCCATCAAGGCCGACTTGCTGGACGCACTCAAGCGGATTCTCGACGATCAAAGCATCGACCCGGCATTGGTTGCACTGATGCTGAGCCTGCCGACCGAATCCTATCTGGCCGATCAACAAAGCGAAATCGACCCGGATGCGATTCATGCTGCTCGCCGCTTCATGCGCCAAGAAATTGCCCGCGCCCTGCACTACTCACTGCTGGCCGCCTGGGATCGACTCTCGGATAACGCACCTTATGCCTTCAATGCGGATGCCGTCGCCCGTCGCAGCCTGAAAAACACTGCTCTGGGCTTCCTGGCCGAACTCGACGATGTACAGGCGCGCGCCACCGTACGCAAGCAGTACGACGAAGCCAATAACATGACTGACACCCTGGCTGCCATCGTTGCACTGGCCGAGCTGGAGACCGGTGACGACGCGCTGGCGGCTTTTGCCGACAAATGGCAGCACGATGCACTGGTCATGGACAAATGGTTTGCCATTCAGGCTGGATCACGCCGGCTCGGTACCGTCGCACACACCCGCAAACTGATGTCCCACCCGGGCTTTGCGCTGTCGAACCCGAACAAGGTACGTTCGCTGATCGGCATGTTCCTGCACAACAATCTTGCAGGGTTCCACGCCAAGGATGGCTCAGGCTATGCATTTGCTGGCGATACCATTCTGGCGGTCGATGCCCTGAATCCGCAGGTAGCATCGCGTCTGGCGGGCTGTTTCAATCGCTGGAAGAAGATGGAACCGGCCCGCCGTGCCCTGATGCGCGCCCAGCTGGATCGACTGGCTGCGCACGAAGGACTGTCGCGTGACGTGTATGAAATTGTCTCGCGCAACCTCGCCTGA
- a CDS encoding bifunctional nicotinamide-nucleotide adenylyltransferase/Nudix hydroxylase, with translation MSEKRDFDYLVFIGRFQPFHNGHLWTLQHALRLADKVIVLCGSARQARTPRNPWTLDEREQLIRSSLSLEDQSRVFVVGVSDRMYNDQQWLTEVQNQVDRVIAVDTTKLDSSLTQFRIGLVGPPRGSYTDYLDLFPQWARVEASEVPDLQASRIRHAYFDPDRADDFEACKALLPSAVFDWLQTFRQSESFANLQNEYLFVKRYKQSWAAAPFPPTLVTVDAVVIHSGHVLLVRRRSPPGKGLWALPGGFVEPEERIRDAVIRELKEETRLKVPAPVLSGSIRASRVFDHPLRSLRGRTITHAFLIELAPTSEGLPKVRGSDDADRAKWVPLSEFTRMEEQLFEDHYYIVNWFLGQV, from the coding sequence ATGTCCGAGAAGCGTGATTTTGACTATCTGGTGTTTATCGGGCGATTCCAGCCCTTCCATAACGGCCATTTGTGGACGCTACAGCATGCGCTGCGTCTGGCAGACAAAGTGATTGTGCTGTGCGGTTCTGCCCGGCAGGCCCGCACGCCGCGCAATCCTTGGACGCTGGATGAGCGCGAGCAACTCATTCGCAGTTCGCTGTCGCTGGAAGATCAATCACGTGTGTTTGTAGTGGGTGTATCCGACCGGATGTACAACGATCAGCAATGGCTGACTGAAGTGCAGAATCAAGTTGATCGTGTCATTGCGGTGGATACCACCAAGCTCGATAGCAGTCTGACGCAGTTCCGTATCGGGCTAGTCGGACCGCCCCGTGGCAGTTATACCGATTACCTTGATTTGTTTCCGCAATGGGCGCGGGTAGAGGCCAGCGAAGTACCGGATTTGCAGGCATCACGCATTCGTCATGCTTACTTTGATCCGGATCGAGCCGATGATTTTGAGGCCTGTAAGGCATTGTTGCCATCGGCTGTATTCGACTGGCTGCAAACATTCCGGCAATCAGAGTCATTTGCCAACCTGCAGAACGAATATCTGTTCGTGAAGCGTTATAAGCAAAGCTGGGCAGCGGCACCATTTCCCCCCACGCTGGTTACAGTAGATGCAGTCGTCATTCATTCCGGTCATGTATTGCTCGTCAGACGCCGCTCACCGCCCGGAAAAGGTTTGTGGGCGCTCCCCGGCGGATTTGTAGAGCCCGAAGAGCGGATTCGCGATGCGGTGATTCGCGAACTGAAAGAGGAAACGCGACTCAAGGTACCCGCGCCAGTGCTGTCTGGCTCGATCCGGGCATCGCGGGTGTTTGATCATCCATTACGCAGCCTGCGCGGTCGAACGATTACCCATGCATTTTTGATTGAATTAGCGCCAACGTCAGAAGGCCTGCCAAAAGTGCGTGGCTCGGATGATGCCGATCGCGCCAAATGGGTACCGCTCTCAGAATTTACGCGGATGGAAGAGCAGCTCTTCGAAGATCACTACTACATCGTGAACTGGTTTCTCGGCCAGGTGTAA
- the nadA gene encoding quinolinate synthase NadA, with product MSQRVVTLAHYYTAPEVQQMADKVGDSLELSLFAKECEADVIVFAGVRFMAETAKILNPHAKVVLPDTNSTCSLVTQTDVKRLAAWREKHADYVHVSYINSSAEHKALSDWIVTSRNVDDIIASLYAEGKKVCFSPDRNMGAYLNYQYGYDMPLWSAVCEVHDKFNEAALNEAFAGIEGTYYLIAHPESPLPVLKRADYVGSTSGMLNWVKQFDREPDATILVATEEGILYNMGLARPDLKIRQAPIYAGCQCNQCPYMRMNTVDAVKAAQQGGGIVIDYLTDAQMDAARLPIERMLAFSQAQMAAAAKSAPVTA from the coding sequence ATGAGCCAGCGTGTGGTTACGCTTGCGCATTACTATACTGCGCCCGAAGTCCAGCAAATGGCCGACAAAGTCGGTGATAGCCTGGAACTCTCCCTGTTCGCCAAAGAATGTGAAGCCGATGTGATTGTATTCGCCGGTGTTCGCTTCATGGCCGAAACAGCCAAAATTCTCAATCCGCATGCCAAAGTAGTGCTGCCAGATACAAACTCGACCTGTTCGCTGGTGACCCAGACGGATGTCAAGCGTCTGGCTGCATGGCGCGAGAAGCATGCTGATTATGTGCACGTGTCCTATATCAATTCGTCCGCCGAACATAAGGCGCTGTCCGACTGGATAGTCACCAGTCGCAATGTAGACGACATCATTGCGTCGCTGTATGCCGAAGGCAAGAAGGTGTGCTTTTCGCCGGATCGCAATATGGGCGCCTACCTGAACTACCAGTACGGCTACGATATGCCACTGTGGAGTGCAGTGTGCGAAGTGCATGACAAGTTCAACGAAGCAGCGCTGAACGAGGCCTTTGCAGGTATCGAGGGCACTTACTACCTGATCGCCCATCCGGAAAGCCCGCTGCCCGTGCTGAAGCGCGCCGATTATGTGGGTTCTACCTCGGGCATGCTCAACTGGGTGAAGCAATTCGACCGCGAGCCGGATGCGACGATTCTGGTCGCCACCGAAGAAGGCATCCTGTACAACATGGGTCTGGCTCGTCCTGATCTGAAGATTCGTCAGGCACCAATCTACGCAGGTTGCCAGTGCAATCAATGCCCCTATATGCGCATGAACACCGTGGATGCTGTCAAGGCGGCGCAACAGGGCGGTGGTATTGTGATCGATTACCTGACGGATGCACAGATGGATGCAGCCCGTCTGCCGATCGAGCGCATGCTGGCGTTCAGTCAGGCGCAAATGGCAGCGGCGGCCAAGTCCGCACCTGTGACTGCGTAA